In Streptomyces sp. NBC_00569, a single genomic region encodes these proteins:
- the surE gene encoding 5'/3'-nucleotidase SurE, whose product MPITSRSRIVLATTAALASLTATAYALPQATEPAAHAEPSAQPLAGLRVLLSNDDSMQAAKASHSDGLGLYEMRKALCAAGADVVVMAPWQVQSGKGTAVTNGGALTLARRTRLPAGYENDCTGAPSGSPVYGVCLSDDACGAGTPSATPADTVKFALRSGLAAKVGWADGPDVVVTGINSGPNVSAQVNDSGTVGAAVAAIDDGIPALAFSSSSGDSTNTYFPVANYRANAEFGARLLAGMRDRSLLTDTFAVKVDYPDVSTGRRAKAPLWTGIGHGKVVWHDYAAHRGSGDTFDIVPGVCADRPQDPCTETVRRADSTALLSGHVAVAPVTADRTYGATVDGGKNLRKLKHYVEQNAPRP is encoded by the coding sequence ATGCCCATCACCTCCCGCTCCCGCATCGTGCTGGCCACCACCGCCGCACTCGCAAGCCTCACCGCGACGGCCTACGCCCTGCCACAGGCCACGGAACCCGCCGCCCACGCGGAACCCTCGGCCCAACCCCTGGCCGGACTGCGCGTCCTGCTGTCCAACGACGACTCCATGCAGGCCGCCAAGGCCTCCCACTCCGACGGGCTGGGCCTCTACGAGATGCGCAAGGCGCTGTGCGCGGCGGGCGCCGACGTCGTCGTCATGGCGCCGTGGCAGGTGCAGTCCGGCAAGGGCACCGCGGTCACCAACGGCGGCGCGCTCACGCTGGCCCGGCGCACACGGCTGCCCGCCGGCTACGAGAACGACTGCACAGGCGCACCGTCCGGCTCGCCCGTCTACGGGGTGTGCCTGTCCGACGATGCCTGTGGCGCCGGCACACCGAGCGCGACGCCGGCCGACACCGTCAAGTTCGCCCTCCGCTCGGGCCTCGCCGCCAAGGTCGGCTGGGCCGACGGCCCCGACGTGGTCGTGACCGGCATCAACTCCGGGCCGAACGTCAGCGCGCAGGTCAACGACTCCGGTACCGTCGGCGCCGCTGTCGCCGCCATCGACGACGGCATTCCCGCCCTCGCTTTCTCCTCGTCATCCGGCGACAGCACCAACACCTACTTCCCGGTCGCCAACTACCGGGCCAACGCCGAGTTCGGCGCCCGCCTTCTCGCCGGAATGCGCGATCGCTCCCTGCTGACCGACACGTTCGCCGTCAAGGTGGACTACCCCGACGTCAGCACGGGCCGGCGGGCCAAGGCGCCCCTGTGGACCGGCATCGGCCACGGCAAGGTCGTGTGGCACGACTACGCGGCACACCGAGGCAGCGGCGACACCTTCGACATCGTCCCCGGCGTCTGCGCGGACAGGCCCCAAGACCCCTGCACGGAAACCGTGCGGCGCGCCGACTCCACCGCGCTGCTCAGCGGCCATGTGGCCGTCGCGCCCGTCACCGCGGACCGCACCTACGGTGCCACCGTCGACGGCGGGAAGAACCTGCGGAAGCTGAAGCACTACGTCGAGCAGAACGCCCCGCGCCCGTGA
- a CDS encoding glycoside hydrolase family 3 protein produces the protein MTTTAPAPRHEGHPYQDPSRPVDERVEDLLARMTLAEKAGQVFHTMLPLHPDGRPVENGDEAMVPTDTTGLIRTRLISHFNVLGAAGARQMAEWHNALQEIAAGTRLGIPLTLSTDPRHAFTDNPGASFTAGPFSAWPEPLGLAATRDPELVHRFADTVRREYLAVGLRVALHPQIDLATEPRWSRQTGTFGSDAALTAELVRAYVHGLQGEELGGHSVSAMVKHFPGGGPQKDGEDPHFPHGKEQVYPGGMRDHHLLPFRAAIDAGCAQIMPYYGQPIGTDWEEVGFGFNRGVVTGLLREQLGFTGIVCTDWGLLTDASILGELHQARAWGVEHLSVAERAAKALDAGADQFGGEACPEVIVELVRSGRVPESRIDASVRRLLRDKFRLGLFDNPFVDPGTAEETVGNSEFRAAGEAAQRRSLTVLTNHERTLPVTATRPKLYVRGVSPDAAASYGEVVADPAAAELAILRLRTPYEPREGRFEAFFHSGRLDFPEEELSDIVRLLETVPALVCINLERPAVIPEIAEKASALIADYGASDTALLDIAFGRAAGEGRLPFELPRSMAAVAASRPDVPNDTADPVFPHGHGLPL, from the coding sequence ATGACCACCACCGCACCCGCGCCACGTCACGAAGGCCACCCCTACCAGGACCCGTCCCGCCCCGTCGACGAGCGAGTCGAGGACCTCCTGGCCCGCATGACCCTCGCCGAGAAGGCCGGACAGGTCTTCCACACCATGCTTCCCCTCCATCCGGACGGACGCCCGGTCGAGAACGGCGACGAGGCGATGGTGCCCACGGACACCACCGGACTGATCCGGACACGTCTCATCAGCCACTTCAACGTCCTGGGCGCCGCGGGCGCCCGGCAGATGGCCGAATGGCACAACGCCCTTCAGGAGATCGCCGCCGGCACCCGCCTCGGCATACCGCTCACGCTCTCCACCGACCCGCGCCACGCCTTCACCGACAACCCGGGTGCGTCGTTCACCGCAGGGCCGTTCTCCGCGTGGCCCGAGCCGCTGGGTCTGGCCGCGACCCGCGACCCCGAACTGGTGCACCGGTTCGCCGACACCGTCCGACGCGAGTACCTGGCCGTCGGCCTGCGCGTGGCCCTCCACCCGCAGATCGACCTGGCCACCGAGCCGCGCTGGTCCCGCCAGACGGGCACCTTCGGCTCGGACGCCGCCCTGACCGCCGAGCTCGTGCGGGCGTACGTCCACGGACTGCAGGGGGAGGAGCTGGGCGGCCACTCCGTCAGCGCCATGGTCAAGCACTTCCCCGGCGGCGGCCCCCAGAAGGACGGTGAGGACCCGCACTTCCCGCACGGCAAGGAACAGGTCTATCCCGGCGGAATGCGGGACCACCACCTCCTGCCCTTCCGCGCCGCCATCGACGCCGGGTGCGCGCAGATCATGCCGTACTACGGACAGCCGATCGGCACGGACTGGGAAGAGGTGGGCTTCGGCTTCAACCGCGGCGTCGTCACCGGGCTGTTGCGCGAGCAGCTGGGCTTCACCGGCATCGTGTGCACCGACTGGGGACTGCTCACCGACGCCTCGATCCTCGGCGAACTGCACCAGGCGCGCGCCTGGGGGGTGGAACACCTCAGTGTCGCCGAGCGGGCGGCGAAGGCCCTCGACGCCGGAGCCGACCAGTTCGGCGGCGAGGCCTGCCCGGAGGTGATCGTGGAACTGGTCCGCTCGGGCCGCGTCCCTGAGTCCCGTATAGACGCCTCGGTGCGACGCCTGCTGCGCGACAAGTTCCGTCTGGGACTGTTCGACAACCCCTTCGTCGACCCCGGGACGGCCGAGGAAACCGTCGGCAACAGTGAGTTCCGCGCGGCCGGCGAGGCCGCACAGCGCCGCTCCCTGACCGTACTGACCAACCACGAGCGGACACTCCCGGTCACCGCGACCCGGCCGAAGCTGTACGTCCGCGGAGTCTCGCCGGACGCGGCGGCCTCCTACGGCGAGGTGGTCGCCGACCCTGCCGCCGCCGAACTGGCGATCCTTCGGCTGCGCACCCCGTACGAACCGCGCGAGGGCAGGTTCGAGGCGTTCTTCCACTCCGGGCGACTCGACTTCCCCGAGGAGGAACTGAGCGACATCGTGCGTCTCTTGGAGACCGTGCCGGCCCTTGTCTGCATCAACTTGGAGCGGCCGGCCGTCATCCCGGAGATCGCCGAGAAGGCGTCCGCGCTGATCGCCGACTACGGCGCGAGTGACACCGCACTGCTGGACATCGCCTTCGGCCGGGCCGCCGGCGAGGGCCGCCTGCCCTTCGAGCTGCCCCGCTCCATGGCGGCCGTCGCGGCCTCACGCCCGGACGTACCCAACGACACCGCCGACCCCGTCTTCCCGCACGGACACGGACTGCCCCTCTGA
- a CDS encoding MFS transporter — MTHSLPENATATAVVGADTGADAPAPPRRLARLYVTLPAANIALYLLWLGVGSFLLPIQVAQITGTNDTSALSTASTTGAVLATIGNPVFGQLSDRTRSRFGRRAPWILLCALLGALALVAQAHAASIATLGLSWGVVQFIMNGYQAALTAAMPDRVPAARYGTFSALVGLGVPLGTIAAALIIGGVPGTKFGLDGVIGGFGGRFAGANGYYLTAAVIVAAALVFVVLSPDRDARDLPREPFSLRAFLGGFWVSPCRHPDFGWAFVSRLGVMLGYFIVLTYNLYLLADYIKVPPQDLLPTVGFLMVVNALCTVAATVLLGPLADKVGRVKPFVFTSGIVAALALSLPMLWPTQGGMLAYNIVGGLAFGAYMAVDMALITKVLPRAADVGKDMGVINIANAGPQILAPTLAGWIVAAGGYEALFPVAAAVSLVGALGVLRVRGVR; from the coding sequence ATGACCCATTCACTTCCTGAAAACGCGACGGCGACCGCCGTCGTCGGCGCCGACACCGGCGCCGACGCACCCGCGCCTCCCCGGCGCCTCGCACGGCTCTACGTCACGCTGCCCGCCGCCAACATCGCGCTCTACCTGTTGTGGCTCGGCGTGGGCAGCTTCCTGCTGCCCATCCAGGTCGCCCAGATCACCGGCACGAACGACACATCCGCCTTGTCCACCGCCAGCACCACGGGGGCCGTCCTCGCCACGATCGGCAACCCGGTGTTCGGGCAACTGTCCGATCGCACGCGGTCCCGGTTCGGCCGCCGGGCGCCGTGGATCCTGCTGTGCGCGCTGCTCGGCGCACTCGCCCTGGTCGCCCAGGCGCACGCGGCAAGCATCGCGACGCTCGGCCTGAGCTGGGGCGTCGTGCAGTTCATCATGAACGGCTACCAGGCCGCCCTGACCGCCGCCATGCCCGATCGCGTCCCGGCCGCCCGGTACGGAACCTTCTCGGCGCTGGTCGGTCTGGGCGTACCCCTCGGCACCATCGCCGCGGCACTGATCATCGGCGGGGTGCCCGGCACGAAGTTCGGCCTGGACGGTGTCATCGGCGGATTCGGCGGCCGGTTCGCCGGCGCGAACGGCTACTACCTGACAGCCGCCGTCATCGTCGCCGCGGCGCTCGTGTTCGTCGTCCTGTCGCCGGACCGTGACGCCCGTGACCTGCCGCGCGAGCCGTTCTCACTCAGAGCGTTCCTCGGCGGCTTCTGGGTCAGCCCCTGCCGGCACCCGGACTTCGGCTGGGCCTTCGTCTCCCGGCTCGGCGTCATGCTGGGCTACTTCATCGTCCTCACCTACAACCTGTACCTGCTCGCCGACTACATCAAGGTCCCGCCCCAGGATCTGCTGCCGACCGTCGGCTTCCTGATGGTCGTCAACGCGCTGTGCACGGTCGCCGCCACCGTCCTCCTCGGACCCCTCGCCGACAAGGTCGGCAGGGTGAAGCCGTTCGTGTTCACCTCCGGCATCGTCGCCGCGCTGGCCCTGTCGCTCCCGATGCTGTGGCCCACTCAGGGCGGCATGCTCGCGTACAACATCGTCGGCGGCCTGGCCTTCGGCGCCTACATGGCCGTCGACATGGCCCTGATCACCAAGGTTCTGCCGCGCGCAGCCGATGTCGGCAAGGACATGGGCGTCATCAACATCGCCAACGCCGGACCGCAGATCCTCGCCCCCACCCTCGCCGGCTGGATCGTCGCCGCGGGCGGCTACGAGGCCTTGTTCCCGGTCGCCGCGGCCGTCTCACTCGTCGGCGCGCTGGGTGTACTCCGCGTCCGGGGCGTCCGGTGA
- a CDS encoding LacI family DNA-binding transcriptional regulator, with the protein MASMSSQSSAGTPPTSEDVARAAGVSRATVSYVLNNTRGGRVSEATRERVREAALQLGYVPHAVARALRAGRSGVVLLTAPAVTAGPLFAQFFAELQSALSELGYTAVLYGPTGHRGAEAARRWAELRPDAVLSLMDDSLDEHAVDVLHRAGIGVVVSAGPAPVPGAHALVADQVQVGAMALEHLVAVGRRNIGVIVPADVSLRGFAEPRFSGAETAARAHPSVTVVRQELSLDEGAAARWAELVVEARVDGLFAYNDEYASVAVRALQDAGLRVPEDVAVVGADDLLIGRLLRPKLTTVRMDFTPAREIAAMLDRLIGAPGTPAETRSYLRTGLVIRETA; encoded by the coding sequence ATGGCCTCGATGTCCTCGCAGAGTTCGGCCGGAACCCCGCCCACGAGCGAGGACGTGGCACGCGCCGCGGGAGTCTCGCGGGCCACCGTCTCGTACGTCCTGAACAACACCCGGGGCGGACGCGTCAGTGAGGCCACCCGGGAGCGGGTCAGGGAAGCGGCCCTGCAGCTGGGTTATGTGCCGCACGCCGTGGCGCGGGCACTGCGCGCCGGGCGGAGCGGAGTCGTCCTGCTCACCGCCCCGGCTGTGACCGCGGGGCCTTTGTTCGCCCAGTTCTTCGCCGAGCTGCAGTCGGCCCTTTCGGAACTCGGTTACACGGCCGTCCTCTACGGCCCGACGGGCCACCGGGGAGCCGAGGCCGCCCGCCGATGGGCCGAGCTGCGGCCCGACGCGGTGCTGTCGCTGATGGACGACAGCCTGGACGAGCACGCCGTCGACGTGCTGCACCGGGCCGGCATCGGCGTCGTGGTCAGCGCCGGGCCGGCGCCTGTGCCCGGCGCGCACGCGCTGGTGGCGGACCAGGTGCAGGTCGGCGCGATGGCCCTGGAGCACCTGGTGGCGGTCGGACGCAGGAACATCGGTGTGATCGTGCCCGCCGACGTGTCGCTGCGCGGGTTCGCCGAGCCCAGGTTCTCCGGTGCCGAGACCGCCGCGCGAGCACACCCTTCCGTCACCGTCGTGCGGCAGGAACTGTCTCTCGACGAGGGGGCGGCGGCCCGGTGGGCCGAGCTGGTGGTCGAGGCCAGGGTCGACGGGTTGTTCGCCTACAACGACGAGTACGCGTCCGTCGCCGTGCGCGCCCTTCAGGACGCCGGCCTGCGTGTCCCGGAGGACGTCGCGGTGGTGGGTGCGGACGATCTGCTGATCGGCAGACTCCTGCGCCCGAAGCTGACGACCGTCCGCATGGATTTCACGCCCGCACGTGAGATCGCCGCGATGCTGGACCGCCTGATCGGCGCTCCCGGCACGCCTGCGGAGACCCGCTCCTACCTCCGAACCGGTCTGGTGATCCGGGAAACCGCCTAG
- a CDS encoding sulfatase-like hydrolase/transferase, whose amino-acid sequence MRPSPESSKEQGYATGQFGKNHLGDRDEHLPTVHGFDEFFGNLYHLNAEEEPEERDYPSDEEYPDFRENYGPRGVLHTWADGKGGQRIENTGPLTRERMKTCDEEFASAATDFIRRQATDDVPFFMWFNTTHMHFRTHAKDDSLGQSGRWQSEYHDAMIDHDKLIGSMLDLLDELGIADNTIVVYGTDNGPHANTWPDAATTPFRSEKNSNWEGAFRTPALVRWPGRIPAGVVSNEIVAGLDWLPTFAAAAGEPKIVDKLKTGTTLDGHTFKVHLDGHNLLPYLTGEIEQGPRKDFFYFSDDGDLMALRYDNWKLIFMEQRSPGTLALWAEPFTVLRVPKLFNLRTDPFEKADVTANTYYDWFLAHVFLLVPAQRIVGDFLATFKEFPPRQKAASFTVDQVLANLVSGVPSA is encoded by the coding sequence ATCCGACCATCGCCCGAGTCCTCCAAGGAACAGGGCTACGCCACCGGGCAGTTCGGCAAGAACCACCTGGGCGACCGCGACGAGCACCTGCCGACCGTGCACGGCTTCGACGAGTTCTTCGGCAATCTCTACCACCTCAACGCCGAGGAGGAGCCGGAGGAACGCGACTACCCCTCCGATGAGGAGTACCCGGACTTCCGCGAGAACTACGGTCCGCGTGGTGTGCTGCACACCTGGGCCGACGGCAAGGGCGGGCAGCGGATCGAGAACACGGGGCCGCTGACCCGGGAGCGGATGAAGACCTGTGATGAAGAGTTCGCGTCGGCCGCCACGGACTTCATCCGCCGGCAGGCCACGGACGACGTGCCGTTCTTCATGTGGTTCAACACGACGCACATGCACTTCCGCACACACGCCAAGGACGATTCCCTCGGCCAGTCGGGACGCTGGCAGTCCGAATACCACGACGCGATGATCGACCACGACAAGCTGATCGGCTCGATGCTGGACCTGCTGGACGAGCTGGGCATCGCCGACAACACCATCGTGGTGTACGGCACGGACAACGGCCCGCACGCCAACACCTGGCCGGACGCCGCCACCACCCCGTTCCGCAGCGAGAAGAACTCCAACTGGGAGGGCGCGTTCCGTACACCGGCCCTGGTGCGCTGGCCCGGTCGCATCCCCGCCGGGGTGGTGTCCAACGAGATCGTCGCCGGCCTGGACTGGCTGCCGACCTTCGCCGCCGCGGCAGGGGAGCCGAAAATCGTCGACAAGCTCAAGACCGGCACCACGCTGGACGGACACACCTTCAAGGTCCACCTCGACGGCCACAACCTTCTGCCCTACCTGACCGGCGAGATCGAACAGGGCCCGCGCAAGGACTTCTTCTACTTCTCCGACGACGGGGACCTGATGGCGCTGCGCTACGACAACTGGAAACTGATCTTCATGGAGCAGCGCTCCCCAGGGACGCTGGCGCTGTGGGCCGAGCCGTTCACCGTGCTGCGCGTGCCCAAGTTGTTCAACCTGCGCACCGACCCGTTCGAGAAGGCCGACGTGACCGCGAACACCTACTACGACTGGTTCCTGGCGCACGTGTTCCTGCTCGTGCCGGCCCAGCGGATCGTCGGGGACTTCCTGGCCACCTTCAAGGAGTTCCCACCGCGGCAGAAGGCGGCGAGCTTCACCGTCGACCAGGTACTGGCCAACCTGGTCTCAGGGGTCCCGAGTGCCTGA
- a CDS encoding formylglycine-generating enzyme family protein, translating into MPEPAPGTAELHAAAPTPPAAPLPPGPAAPTGRTATAPEGMVALPSGRFMMGSNAHYPEEAPARLVAVPAFAIDRHQVTNTQFAEFVAATATSPSPSAR; encoded by the coding sequence GTGCCTGAACCCGCCCCGGGCACGGCGGAACTCCACGCCGCCGCGCCCACCCCACCGGCCGCCCCCTTGCCGCCCGGCCCGGCGGCACCCACCGGCCGAACGGCAACCGCTCCGGAGGGCATGGTCGCCCTCCCCTCCGGACGCTTCATGATGGGCTCGAACGCGCACTACCCCGAAGAAGCACCGGCCCGCCTGGTGGCGGTCCCGGCCTTCGCCATCGACCGCCACCAGGTGACCAACACACAGTTCGCCGAATTCGTCGCGGCCACCGCTACGTCACCCTCGCCGAGCGCCCGCTGA
- a CDS encoding vWA domain-containing protein, with product MSANRIQHKVNHVALVVDSSGSMRPHQGQLIRVVDEFVAGLKAESDSLGHETRISLYSFDHRVENLVWDMDVKHLPSMRGLYQVNNGATALIEASLKSLDDLGHIWEEYGEHSFLQIVVTDGEENASGGDRRHDGDMAVLGPWLKKITATMGGLPGHWTSAILVPNSLAKRTAQNYGFPAGNIAIWDADSQKGVEEAIGTVRAAATSFLRGREQGVRGTKNLFAVGQDISVAEVRANLEPVPADKYRLLKVDQEVEIRPFVNSHPGVAYERGSCYYQLGARAQVQPNKEVIVVEKDTDRAYTGDAARSLLFGTDVQGTVSVKAGNNPKLEVYVQSRSVNRKLKPKTRLLIML from the coding sequence GTGTCCGCAAACAGGATCCAGCACAAGGTCAATCACGTCGCGCTGGTAGTGGACTCTTCGGGTTCCATGCGCCCGCACCAGGGTCAACTCATCCGTGTGGTCGATGAGTTCGTGGCGGGATTGAAAGCCGAATCGGACAGCCTCGGCCACGAGACCAGGATCAGCCTCTACTCCTTCGACCACAGGGTGGAGAACCTCGTGTGGGACATGGACGTGAAGCACCTGCCGTCCATGCGGGGCCTGTACCAGGTCAACAATGGCGCTACGGCGCTCATCGAGGCTTCTCTCAAGTCGCTGGACGACCTGGGCCATATCTGGGAGGAATACGGCGAGCACAGTTTCCTCCAGATCGTCGTGACGGACGGCGAGGAGAACGCCTCCGGCGGCGACAGGCGGCACGACGGCGACATGGCCGTCCTCGGCCCCTGGCTCAAAAAGATCACGGCAACGATGGGCGGGCTTCCAGGCCACTGGACGTCCGCGATCCTCGTCCCGAACTCCCTGGCCAAGCGCACCGCCCAGAACTACGGCTTCCCGGCCGGGAACATCGCCATCTGGGATGCGGATTCCCAGAAGGGTGTCGAGGAAGCGATCGGCACGGTGCGGGCTGCCGCCACCAGCTTCCTGCGCGGGCGGGAGCAGGGCGTGCGCGGCACGAAGAACCTCTTCGCCGTCGGTCAGGACATATCGGTTGCCGAAGTGCGGGCGAACCTCGAACCGGTTCCGGCCGACAAGTACCGGCTTCTGAAAGTCGACCAGGAAGTCGAGATCCGCCCCTTCGTCAATTCTCATCCGGGGGTGGCGTACGAACGTGGCTCCTGTTACTACCAGCTCGGCGCCCGGGCTCAGGTCCAGCCGAACAAAGAAGTCATCGTGGTCGAGAAGGACACCGACCGGGCCTATACGGGCGACGCGGCGCGGAGCCTTTTGTTCGGTACGGATGTGCAAGGAACCGTCTCCGTGAAAGCGGGGAACAATCCCAAGCTGGAGGTGTATGTGCAAAGTCGTTCGGTGAACAGGAAGCTCAAGCCGAAGACACGTCTTCTCATCATGCTGTGA
- a CDS encoding histidine phosphatase family protein → MRLLLIRHGQTPSNLKHLLDTAAPGPGLTPLGQDQAAALPQALAGETIDALYASTLLRTQLTAAPLAAATGLDIQVRDGIRELVAGELEMRGDDEAAALYLATAFAWSAGDVERRMPGGENGVEALGRFDSVVAEAADSGAETVAMVSHGAAIRMWVAARAANVDVAYASSRPLGNTAAVVLSGSPDQGWQTLVWEGRPLGPEGSSPQESGPAGEAVPTA, encoded by the coding sequence ATGCGCCTGCTGCTCATACGCCATGGCCAGACCCCGTCCAATCTCAAGCACCTGCTGGACACGGCGGCGCCGGGCCCGGGACTGACGCCATTGGGGCAGGACCAGGCGGCCGCACTGCCGCAGGCGCTGGCGGGGGAGACGATCGACGCCCTGTACGCGTCCACGCTGCTGCGCACCCAGCTGACAGCCGCCCCTCTCGCCGCCGCGACGGGGCTGGACATCCAGGTCCGGGACGGTATTCGGGAGCTGGTCGCCGGAGAGCTGGAGATGCGGGGCGACGACGAGGCTGCCGCCCTGTACCTCGCCACCGCGTTCGCCTGGTCCGCAGGCGACGTGGAACGCCGGATGCCCGGAGGCGAAAACGGCGTGGAGGCCCTGGGGCGCTTCGATTCCGTGGTTGCGGAGGCCGCCGATTCGGGGGCGGAGACGGTGGCGATGGTCAGCCACGGTGCCGCGATCCGGATGTGGGTGGCCGCGCGGGCGGCCAACGTGGACGTGGCGTACGCGTCGAGCCGCCCGCTGGGCAACACAGCCGCCGTCGTCCTGTCCGGCTCACCCGACCAGGGCTGGCAGACGCTGGTGTGGGAAGGCCGGCCGCTCGGGCCGGAGGGAAGCTCGCCGCAGGAAAGTGGCCCGGCAGGGGAAGCGGTCCCGACAGCCTGA
- a CDS encoding MASE1 domain-containing protein, with protein MTAARRERLRRGAAAALEICVVAAVYYGSAKLGLLQQLVRGQVTPLWPPTGIALAGLLLRGPRVWPGITLGALLVNAALGPSLPAVLAIVAGNTLAPLCSYALLRRAGFRIELSRLRDVLALIFLGAFTGMLISATIGSGTLALAGVVHADGFWPTWSVWWTGDAMGVLVVTPVLLVLRSARWPKDAPPSRWAEGFLLVVATACVGLVGSGSAPLMFLGFPLLIWAAFRFQLAGAAPCALAVSTFAIVTAARGSGPFAGHDLLTSMITLQAFNASSALTALLVSAAVSERNQAQKEISRACGYLADMVAKISAGGFQPTLPVRFGEENTSVKRTIGKSAADEPEVRRDQPG; from the coding sequence ATGACAGCCGCCCGGCGAGAACGGCTCCGGCGCGGCGCTGCGGCCGCCCTGGAGATATGTGTCGTGGCCGCGGTCTACTACGGCTCGGCCAAGCTGGGACTGCTCCAGCAGCTGGTGCGCGGCCAGGTCACCCCGCTGTGGCCGCCGACCGGTATCGCCCTGGCGGGCCTGCTCCTTCGCGGCCCGCGGGTCTGGCCCGGGATCACGCTCGGTGCGCTCCTGGTCAACGCCGCCCTCGGACCGTCGCTCCCGGCCGTGCTCGCCATCGTCGCCGGGAACACCCTCGCGCCCCTCTGCTCCTACGCACTGCTCCGTCGCGCTGGATTCCGTATCGAACTGTCCCGTTTGCGGGATGTGCTCGCACTGATCTTCCTCGGTGCGTTCACCGGGATGCTGATCAGCGCGACGATCGGCAGCGGGACCTTGGCCCTCGCCGGAGTGGTGCACGCCGACGGGTTCTGGCCGACGTGGTCGGTCTGGTGGACCGGCGACGCGATGGGCGTACTGGTGGTGACGCCGGTCCTGCTCGTTCTCCGCTCGGCACGCTGGCCGAAGGACGCTCCGCCGTCCCGTTGGGCGGAGGGCTTCCTGCTCGTCGTGGCCACAGCCTGCGTCGGGCTCGTCGGGAGCGGCAGCGCGCCCCTCATGTTCCTCGGCTTCCCGCTGCTCATCTGGGCGGCCTTCCGCTTCCAACTGGCCGGAGCCGCACCCTGCGCTCTGGCCGTGTCCACCTTCGCGATCGTGACCGCCGCCCGCGGGTCCGGGCCGTTCGCCGGTCATGATCTGCTCACCAGCATGATCACCCTGCAGGCATTCAACGCTTCCTCCGCGCTGACCGCCCTGCTCGTCTCGGCAGCCGTCAGCGAGCGCAACCAGGCCCAGAAGGAGATTTCGCGAGCCTGCGGGTATCTCGCCGACATGGTGGCCAAGATCTCCGCGGGCGGCTTCCAGCCGACACTCCCCGTCCGCTTCGGCGAAGAGAACACGTCGGTGAAGAGGACGATCGGGAAGAGCGCGGCGGACGAACCAGAAGTGCGGCGTGATCAGCCGGGATAG